The Brassica napus cultivar Da-Ae chromosome C7, Da-Ae, whole genome shotgun sequence genome has a segment encoding these proteins:
- the LOC106363748 gene encoding uncharacterized protein LOC106363748 gives MSAPAANDVVSFKDRATADQAKPHNDLLVIELTIQDIDVARVLVDTGCSANIIYKSTLKRMEIDLCAVTERPSPIFGLSGNATMTLGSIDLVVKAGSVIKVTEFLVIDRPTSYNAIVGTPWLNSMRAIPSTFHLCLKFPTPRGVDTIQGDRRMSQVCFAAELKRKNFAIETSHKKKRKLTLDENAPERDSTVFWQSQRAEALEGKREPTCEPVISICLDESSLERCVEIGANLREPLKTELIACLKKNLNAIAWAAEDMPGIDIGITCHELNIDPTYRPVKQKRRKLGPERATAVNEEVERLLKVGSITEVRYLDWLANPVVVKKKNGKWRVCVDFTDLNKACPKDYFPLPHIDRLVEATAENKLLSFMDAFSGYNQIMMNPDNREKTAFITDRGTYCYKVMPFGLKNAGATYQRLVNPIFSE, from the coding sequence ATGTCCGCTCCAGCAGCTAACGATGTCGTTTCTTTCAAGGACCGGGCAACGGCCGATCAGGCCAAACCCCACAACGATCTCCTTGTCATCGAGCTGACGATCCAGGACATCGATGTAGCGAGAGTGTTGGTCGACACCGGATGCTCGGCCAATATTATCTACAAAAGCACCCTCAAAAGAATGGAGATCGATCTGTGCGCCGTTACGGAAAGACCCAGCCCGATATTCGGACTCTCGGGAAATGCTACTATGACTCTAGGCTCGATCGACCTCGTTGTTAAAGCCGGGAGCGTCATCAAAGTCACAGAATTCTTAGTCATCGACCGCCCAACATCGTACAACGCGATCGTCGGTACTCCATGGCTGAATTCCATGCGAGCGATCCCTTCAACATTCCATCTGTGCCTTAAGTTTCCAACCCCTCGTGGAGTCGACACTATACAAGGAGACCGCAGGATGTCACAAGTATGTTTCGCCGCCgagttaaaaagaaagaactttGCGATAGAAACTTcccataaaaagaaaagaaagctgaCTCTCGATGAGAACGCCCCGGAACGAGACTCGACAGTCTTCTGGCAATCTCAAAGGGCCGAAGCCCTAGAAGGAAAGCGCGAACCGACTTGCGAACCGGTAATTTCGATTTGCCTCGACGAATCCTCTCTGGAACGAtgcgtcgagattggagccaacCTCCGCGAGCCACTAAAGACAGAGCTCATCGCCTGTCTCAAAAAGAACCTCAATGCGATCGCTTGggccgcggaagatatgccagggattGATATCGGCATAACGTGTCATGAGCTTAACATCGATCCAACCTACAGacctgtcaaacaaaaaaggcggaagctaggaccggAGCGTGCCACCGCGGTAAATGAGGAAGTCGAAAGACTCCTGAAGGTCGGATCAATAACAGAAGTTAGGTATCTagactggctcgctaacccggtcgtggtcaaaaagaaaaacggcaaGTGGCGTGTATGCGTCGATTTCACCGATCTcaacaaggcctgtccaaaGGATTACTTCCCACTCCCGCACATCGACCGACTGGTCGAAGCAACAGCAGAGAACAAACTCTTATCattcatggatgccttctccgGGTACAATCAGATCATGATGAATCCCGACAATCGTGAGAAAACTGCGTTCATCACCGATCGGGGAACATATTGCTACAAAGTAATGCCTTTCGGTCTCAAGAATGCAGGCGCCACTTACCAGCGACTTGTCAATCCAATTTTTTCCGAATAG